In Embleya scabrispora, the DNA window ATTGGCCTAAATTCACTCGAACGTGTGTTTGGCGCAACCTTTCGAACCCGACTACCGTTCTCCACGTGCGAGCAATCCGTCGAAAGGGCCAGCCGTGACCGGAGAAGCCACCGGAGCCATCCACCCCGGAATCCGCACCGAAACCCTCCCCGTGAAATCCCCGCACAGCGCCACCGTGCCGCCACCGGCGCCCGCCCCGGGCACCGAGAACGCGCAGGTCCAGGGCGGTGCGACGCGGCGTCCGGCGGGGGGGCTGACGCCGCGCCAGACGCGCGTCCTCGAAGTGATCCGCGCCTCTGTCGAGTCGCGCGGATATCCGCCGAGCATGCGCGAGATCGGCGAGGCGGTCGGACTGTCCAGCACGTCCTCCGTCGCGCACCAGTTGATGGCGCTCGAACGCAAGGGCTATTTGCGCCGTGATCCGCATCGTCCGCGCGCCTACGAGGTGCGTTCGCCCGACGGTGGGCGTCCGCTCGCGCCGGCCGGGCCGCACGCCGAGCGCGGGTCACAGGCCGCTTCCTACGTCCCGGTGGTCGGCCGGATCGCGGCCGGTGGCCCGATCCTGGCCGAGCAGTCCGTCGAGGACGTCTTCCCGCTGCCGCGCCAGTTGGTCGGCGACGGCGACGTGTTCCTGCTCAAGGTCAGCGGCGACTCGATGATCGAGGCCGCGATCATGGACGGCGACTACGTCGCGGTCCGCCGCCAGCCGGTCGCCGAGAACGGCGACATCGTCGCGGCCATGCTCGACGGCGAGGCCACCGTCAAGCGCCTGCGCCACCGGGACGGACACCGCTGGCTGATGCCCCACAACCCCGCCTACGAGCCCATCCCGGGCGACGAGGCAACCATCCTGGGCCGTGTGGTCGCCGTCATGCGCCGAGTCTGAGATGACCGCGGACCCCCACATACCCCCCACGGGCGGTCGTCCGGCGCTCCCACGCCGAGCGGCCGCCCGTTTCCCGTCCGAGGCAACCCCGCCGCCCCGGTGACCCCGGATCACCCGCACAACGCAGCACCCCTCGCCAATCGCAACGACACGGCCCACCCCGAACCGCCCCACCCCAGGCGCGTCAGCGCCCACGACCGGCGCCACCCCTGGAGATCGACGCGCGAAGCGCGGAGAGCGGCGGAGCCGCAGAGTTTGGGCTGGGTGACCCGGAGCGAAGCGGAGGGGCACACAGCCCCGAGCGAGGGGCCGCTTTTCTGCGGAGGAGCGAAGCGGGGGAGCAGAAAAGCGGCCCCTCGCGAGCCGGCGCGAAGCGCCCAAAAAGAAGCACCGCCGCCGACACGAGTCCGCCGCCCCGACCCCACCCCGCGCCCCTCGGACCCGGCGCGAAGCCACCGACAATCAGTCCTTGTCGATCGCGGCCAACGACCGC includes these proteins:
- the lexA gene encoding transcriptional repressor LexA, whose protein sequence is MPPPAPAPGTENAQVQGGATRRPAGGLTPRQTRVLEVIRASVESRGYPPSMREIGEAVGLSSTSSVAHQLMALERKGYLRRDPHRPRAYEVRSPDGGRPLAPAGPHAERGSQAASYVPVVGRIAAGGPILAEQSVEDVFPLPRQLVGDGDVFLLKVSGDSMIEAAIMDGDYVAVRRQPVAENGDIVAAMLDGEATVKRLRHRDGHRWLMPHNPAYEPIPGDEATILGRVVAVMRRV